Proteins from a single region of Mailhella massiliensis:
- the kdsB gene encoding 3-deoxy-manno-octulosonate cytidylyltransferase: protein MSVIAVIPSRYASTRLPGKPLVDICGKPMVQHVYERVRRVALFDEVLVATDDERIMKAVEGFGGRAVMTSPDCASGSDRLIEVAKAHPADIYVNIQGDEPLVEPSSIEKLARAMLEDSSLQMATLCYPVSVEQAQNPNLVKVVRAHNGNALYFSRSPIPFPRSGGIAPSYFGHLGMYAYRREFLMDFGKLPYSPLENTEKLEQLRVLEAGIAIRVLEVEAMGPGVDTPEDLEQVRRILSENAG from the coding sequence ATGAGCGTCATCGCCGTTATTCCTTCCCGTTACGCTTCCACGCGGCTGCCGGGCAAGCCTCTGGTGGATATCTGCGGCAAGCCCATGGTGCAGCATGTGTATGAAAGGGTGCGCCGTGTCGCGCTGTTCGACGAAGTGCTGGTGGCCACGGATGATGAGCGCATCATGAAGGCTGTGGAAGGCTTCGGCGGCCGCGCCGTGATGACCAGCCCGGACTGCGCCTCCGGTTCCGACAGACTCATTGAGGTGGCGAAAGCCCATCCTGCCGATATTTATGTGAATATTCAGGGCGATGAACCTCTCGTGGAGCCTTCTTCCATCGAAAAGCTGGCTCGTGCCATGCTGGAGGATTCCTCCCTGCAGATGGCAACGCTCTGTTACCCCGTAAGCGTAGAACAGGCGCAGAACCCCAATCTTGTGAAGGTGGTGCGGGCGCACAACGGCAACGCGCTGTATTTCAGCCGCAGCCCCATTCCCTTCCCCCGTTCCGGGGGAATAGCGCCTTCCTATTTCGGGCATCTGGGCATGTACGCCTATCGCCGTGAATTTCTTATGGATTTCGGAAAGCTCCCCTATTCTCCGCTGGAAAATACGGAGAAGCTGGAACAGCTTCGCGTGCTCGAGGCGGGTATCGCCATCCGTGTGCTTGAGGTGGAGGCCATGGGGCCCGGCGTGGACACGCCCGAGGACCTGGAGCAGGTGCGCCGCATTCTCAGCGAAAACGCCGGGTGA